From Fibrobacter sp. UWH6, a single genomic window includes:
- a CDS encoding transposase has product LNTIRLGVSNARIEATNNKIKLLIRTAYGFRNMNNMLSLIMLSCSYVDVKIAYEWESESRESSSKAA; this is encoded by the coding sequence CTCAACACAATCAGGCTGGGCGTGTCAAACGCAAGGATCGAGGCGACGAACAACAAGATAAAGCTACTGATACGGACTGCCTATGGCTTCAGGAACATGAACAACATGCTGTCGCTGATAATGTTGAGCTGTTCCTATGTAGATGTAAAGATAGCCTACGAATGGGAATCGGAATCGAGAGAATCATCTAGCAAGGCTGCCTAA